Proteins co-encoded in one Pseudochaenichthys georgianus chromosome 22, fPseGeo1.2, whole genome shotgun sequence genomic window:
- the LOC117467671 gene encoding protein L-Myc-1b-like — translation MEFDCYQHYFIDDFDREEDFYKSTAPSEDIWKKFELLPTPPMSPTRTLSGGALHLSPGDKLSWLSKVLGQDQECEGQFIPDTEELFGNLSSIIIQDCMWSGFSASKQLEKVTGRVSAAAQTCVSPLAQISVRPSKAQCVSPAVPHVASATDCVDPTAVFTLPASSCRKPASSGSESRSESSDDEEEIDVVTVESKQNRVRPANIRKSVTVTVRADPCPKRFHMSVHRQQHNYAARSPDSEPDDDDDDDDDDDDEDEDEDDEEEDEEEEPQSKRTCTSSSQWTNSSASVSQPGSPSESPQNSDLEDTDRRRNHNFLERKRRNDLRSRFLALRDQIPGLESAKTPKVAILTQATEFLADLHTREKRQLQEKKRLKTRQQQLLRRVAELKRS, via the exons ATGGAGTTCGACTGCTACCAGCACTATTTCATTGACGATTTCGACAGAGAGGAGGATTTTTATAAGTCGACCGCACCGAGTGAGGACATATGGAAAAAGTTCGAGCTGCTGCCCACCCCTCCCATGTCTCCCACCCGGACTTTGAGCGGCGGTGCGCTGCACCTCTCGCCGGGAGACAAGCTCAGCTGGCTGTCCAAAGTCCTGGGTCAGGACCAGGAGTGCGAGGGTCAGTTCATCCCGGACACGGAGGAGCTGTTCGGCAACCTCAGCTCCATCATCATCCAGGACTGCATGTGGAGTGGTTTCTCTGCCAGTAAGCAGCTGGAGAAGGTCACCGGGAGAGTGTCAGCTGCGGCACAGACCTGCGTGTCCCCGTTGGCCCAGATCTCCGTGAGACCGAGCAAGGCGCAGTGCGTCTCACCCGCTGTCCCGCATGTCGCCTCGGCCACAGACTGCGTCGACCCCACAGCTGTTTTCACCTTGCCGGCAAGCAGCTGCAGGAAGCCGGCGTCGTCTGGCTCCGAGTCTCGCTCTGAGTCCTCTG atgatgaagaggaaatCGATGTGGTCACTGTGGAGAGCAAGCAGAACCGGGTGCGGCCGGCGAATATCAGAAAGTCGGTGACCGTCACAGTCCGAGCAGATCCCTGCCCTAAACGCTTCCACATGTCTGTCCACCGGCAGCAGCACAATTACGCCGCCCGCTCCCCAGACAGCGAgcccgatgatgatgatgatgacgatgatgatgatgacgacgagGATGAAGACGAggatgatgaggaggaggatgaggaggaagagccTCAAAGCAAGCGTACCTGCACATCATCCAGTCAGTGGACCAACTCCTCGGCTAGTGTCTCCCAGCCGGGCTCCCCCTCTGAGAGTCCCCAAAACTCTGACCTAGAGGACACTGACCGCAGGCGGAATCACAACTTCcttgagaggaagaggaggaacgaTCTCCGGTCCCGCTTTCTCGCTCTACGGGATCAGATCCCTGGCTTGGAGTCGGCCAAGACTCCAAAAGTGGCGATCCTGACCCAGGCGACGGAGTTCCTGGCAGACCTGCACACCCGGGAGAAACGGCAGCTCCAGGAGAAGAAACGCCTCAAAACTCGACAGCAGCAGCTTCTCCGCCGAGTAGCTGAACTGAAGCGTTCTTGA